The following are encoded together in the Panicum virgatum strain AP13 chromosome 6K, P.virgatum_v5, whole genome shotgun sequence genome:
- the LOC120712606 gene encoding aspartic proteinase nepenthesin-1-like, with protein sequence MAALRSFILLLVTVLASMAATGTASFDLRAELNHPYAGSPLSRYEMVREAASTSKVRRAWTAARLANACGGRGGGTSAPDVPVTPAGRSFYTLTVGVGTPPQWHTLVHDTGSDLVWVFCKLVGGGATPTDPLYDPGKSSSFAAVPCDGKLCREGEFQSKNCSRNRCLYTYAYGRGQTYGELASEVFTFGAHHKVPATLNFGCGGRFLKADIFNASGFLGLSPDRLSFVTQLQIPRFSYCLSPYTDRKSGHMFFGAMADLSRYRTTGPIQTTSFLNNRIGSNTYYFLPLIGVSVGGKKLDVPASSFAGTFVDSGYTTGALTAPALRALEEALVDALKLPRRGSSDPDYDFCFQLPRGVPMTAVPAPPLVYHFEGGAAMVLPRESYLAEPSPGEMCLVIGVDSQPVIGNFQQQNMHVLFDVQNQKFSFAPTQCDQI encoded by the coding sequence ATGGCTGCTCTACGTTCTTTCATCTTGCTCCTCGTGACCGTCCTCGCCTCCATGGCCGCTACAGGGACTGCCTCCTTTGACCTCCGCGCCGAGCTCAACCACCCCTACGCCGGAAGCCCGCTTTCCAGGTACGAAATGGTCCGCGAGGCCGCCAGCACGAGCAAGGTCCGGCGCGCTTGGACCGCCGCTAGGCTGGCCAATgcgtgcggcgggcgcggcggcggcacctccGCACCGGACGTGCCGGTCACGCCCGCCGGCAGGTCCTTCTACACCCTGACCGTCGGCGTCGGCACTCCGCCGCAGTGGCACACGCTCGTCCACGACACGGGCAGCGACCTCGTCTGGGTTTTCTGCAAgctggtgggcggcggcgccacgccgACCGACCCTCTCTACGACCCGGGCAAGTCGTCCTCCttcgccgccgtcccctgcgACGGCAAGCTGTGCCGGGAGGGCGAGTTCCAGTCCAAGAACTGCTCCAGGAACCGGTGCCTCTACACCTACGCCTACGGCAGAGGCCAGACCTACGGCGAACTCGCCTCCGAGGTCTTCACGTTCGGCGCGCACCACAAGGTCCCGGCCACCCTCAACTTCGGGTGCGGGGGGAGGTTCTTGAAGGCCGACATCTTCAACGCCTCCGGCTTCCTCGGGCTCAGCCCGGACAGGCTCTCCTTCGTGACGCAGCTGCAGATACCAAGGTTCTCCTACTGCCTCTCCCCTTACACCGACCGTAAGAGCGGTCACATGTTCTTCGGCGCCATGGCCGACCTGTCCAGGTACAGGACCACGGGGCCGATACAGACCACTTCCTTTCTCAACAACCGGATCGGCAGCAACACCTACTACTTCCTGCCCCTGATCGGCGTCTCGGTCGGGGGCAAGAAGCTCGACGTCCCGGCGTCGAGCTTCGCCGGCACGTTCGTCGACTCCGGCTACACGACCGGCGCCCTCACGGCTCCAGCGCTGCGCGCCCTCGAGGAGGCGCTGGTGGATGCCCTGAAGCTGCCGCGGAGGGGCTCCTCCGACCCGGACTACGACTTCTGCTTCCAGCTGCCGCGCGGCGTGCCCATGAcggcggtgccggcgccgccgctggtgtaCCACTTCGAGGGCGGCGCCGCGATGGTGCTGCCTCGGGAGAGCTACCTCGCCGAGCCGAGCCCCGGGGAGATGTGCCTGGTGATCGGGGTGGATTCGCAGCCGGTCATCGGCAACTTCCAGCAGCAGAACATGCACGTGCTCTTCGACGTGCAGAACCAGAAGTTCTCCTTCGCGCCCACTCAGTGTGACCAGATCTGA
- the LOC120639227 gene encoding two-component response regulator ORR12-like has product MASPHVLLVEDSCVDRLVASRLLKSFNVRVTAVEGPKEALKFLDMEHDVQLILTDYCMPDMTGYDLLVEVKKSPKLNHLPVVITCTDDIPERIKMCLDGGAKDYIIKPIKVDNVSRLLSYI; this is encoded by the exons ATGGCCAGTCCTCATGTTCTCTTGGTTGAGGACTCTTGTGTTGACCGTCTCGTTGCATCGAGGCTTTTAAAGAGCTTTAACGTTCGAG TGACCGCAGTGGAAGGTCCTAAGGAAGCCTTGAAGTTCTTGGATATG GAACATGATGTGCAATTGATTCTCACGGATTATTGTATGCCTGATATGACTGGATATGATCTTCTGGTTGAGGTCAAG AAATCACCCAAGCTTAACCATCTGCCTGTGGTGATTACATGCACTGATGACATCCCTGAAAGGATTAAAAT GTGCCTTGATGGAGGTGCAAAGGACTATATCATCAAGCCCATCAAAGTTGACAATGTATCTCGCCTTCTGAGCTACatttga